The sequence taaaaccctcattaattcctaTCATTTGAtaacccatattgtgcaaacacattctagattcaccccaggtccacctttatggcgatatctcgaaaaggcgcccacctatacaactaaggccaactcccttttaaaatactcattaacacctttcatttgatacccatgttatacaaacacattctagggttaccatatgttcattttcctacatggtgatcttCCCTTGTTTGACAAAGGGTGAAGGAAAATCCTACCAAAAAACGTCAGCATTgttctacaatttggtcgatatttcccaaacgtatgtgatatggaattaaaaaccacttataaaccatctacgaaaccctacgaaacaaATGCAGCTATAATTaaactcagatgagcagagctcacagagtatattaattttcttcgcataacggtattccgtaacggtataaactagtcgagataaatttacacttccatatatcaaaattattagggtgaaaagaaattcattaagccatgcccatctgtaaacacgataatttgagtaaattttgaggtatcttaatgaaatttggtaggtataTGCCGAAAAGATTTTACATTCTTTGTTCAAAttagacttaaaatttttttttaagtagcgtgttcgtcatccgattttgctaatttttatttagcatatatatgagccgtttattttgaaagtggcataagtcatttccaactcatggtcttaaatgcattgttatttttgaacgaatgcatatatagatggttctacaattataaaataataataagattgcaccttttggatattggactctaacaaactggaggcgaggagagatacaaacaaattatcactgaacataaacgacatgaaatgacttatgccactttcaaaataaacggctcatatagtaataggagtaacgttcctgccaaaatttcatcgCGATAtctgcaaataaataaataaatgtaaggcgcgataacctccgaagagattttacggcgagcttctcttccaatttgtgtcgtgctcctcttgattttccctacaaattggccgggcgggacctatatgttttatgccgactccgaacggcatctgcaaggcaaatgagttttcactgagagcttttcatgtcagaaatacactcggagcgcttgccaaacactgcaaaggggcgaccccgcttagaaaaattttcttctaattgaaaaaccttatttctaaaattttggtgttgctttgcccggcgtgtgaacccagggcatacggtgtggtaggcggagcacgctaccatcacaacacggtggccaaattagagcttgcaaaacttttaaattgccttctcttAAAAGTAGGCCACGcgaattgttcaaaattttactaattttatattctgcgtcataaggtcaacccacctaccaagtttcatcgctttatccgtgtttggtaatgaattatcgcacttttttggtttttcgaaattttcgatatcgaaaaagtaggcgtgttataagtccgatttcgttcattttaaatagcgatctgagatgagtgcccaggaacttacataccaaatttcattaagatacttcaaaatttactcaagatatcgtgttcacggacagaaggacggacggacatggctaaatgaatttcttattTTGCCCAGATCATaaagaaagtctatatctatctcgattagtttatgctgttatagggtaccgttatgcgaacaaaatgaatatactctatgagctctgcttagctgaatacaataataatactaaaagctagaaaataattatgtagctcgtaggtactagtcatcacacgctcatcaatctagggcgtttatcAGAAAAATAAATCCCACGCGTTTAtttatgactagtacctaggacctacgtaattattttctatcttttagtattattattatttaatgtaagtattgttttcaataaataacttaaaactttttttagttattttatttactgaaattttactaacaaaatttgaacttatgtgctctaaagtattttgatgtcacttctaccggactgtatataatatttgttccatgagccaaatcggacagacaagtacgagttttttggATATCTCAATTCTTGCGGTACCTAACGtgaatttcttttattaaagcggtttctatttctgtatgtcatgcatgtgttccaattatgaaccaaatcggaccacaaatacgatttttttaatatctcgaaccttgcgccacctggcggcgattttttcacatgtcgctttctattaatgtatgtaatatatgttccaaatatgagcctaatcgggccacaaatacgatttttttgaatatctcggtacctgcgccacctagcggggattTTTTTACAGGCCGTTtcctattcatatatgtatgtattatgtgtttcaaatatgaaccaaatcggaccacacatacgattattattgcattgtcatcgggttctgaactacatatattccaagtttcaagcttgtggcttatcgggaagttacttaaattttaattacaaaattcgtcaaCAACGGCCCGccactacacagagtcaagctaaatagaaCCGTGACTAGCTCGAAGTTTTCGTAACATTTTCTTGAGTTTTCGaacttttttgaaaatgtttctgAAATTAGTTTGCTCAGTTTCATTTACAAATTAATAGCACTACATATTTTCTTAAactaacgaaaattaaaaaagaagttaGTTGTCGAAATTTGATTGCCATTgccattttcgtgttcgctgctgtattctGAAAAATATTATTGACATTTTCAAAAGTTCATATCTTGCAATTGGCAAGATGAACACATTCGAAAAAAATAATAGGAACGTTTTTAGAAATGTTAAAAGCATGCCATAACTTTGACGAAATCGGCTGTTCAAAACCTATTAAAAAGCTGAGTTTGCATGGATTGAAAAAATTGCATTAGTTTACGAAATATAGATAATTTAACCCAAAAAACCTTTAAAGTATGGACTTTTATCGTAAAAATTTATGAATGTGCAGtaacttgggtcgatttgtatggacgaaagttaaccgatatcgcgccatcgatttttcgataggatttgggctcagaaaaaaaaagttccactatgcatacccaaaaaagtaattttcgagcctgcgaaaaaaaatagcgaaagggtccatttttcgaccaaaacacttcccaaaacgcaaaaaatttttttttttttaaaaactgttatcgccaaagtttttacaacatttttttgaaaaaaaaaaattttttttcctgagcccaaattctatcgaaaaatcgatggcgcgatatcggttaataaatcgacccagtctaatgtgcagCATCAGCATTATTCAGTCAATGCTTTAAGCTGGTTGTCCTACTTATCAATAAGGCGGGATCAGCCAACCTACGAAAAGTAGCGATACCAATACAAGTTTGTATAAAATCGCGAAATTTGAGCACATGAAAGATTTTTACGTTACGCTCAATAAACGGCGAAACTCAGCAACGCTTCCTCAAcgcatttacatatttatatactcgTTTCAAGCACGCTTCTACAATCAGATCATTGTCGCTATCGGCGGATACGGACGTAAAAAGTAGACTTAAGGCGCTTAAGAAGTACATACAAAGTtccgaaaaatacgaaaaaaagaaataagtgaaaaaagtGTTGCCAAGAAGCATATTCGTAGTACAAGATtcacaagaaataaaaaaatatttattatgcaCAATCCTGACTATGTGCCGCCAACAACAAGCGTCAGCAACGAAATCAATGCAACATTCGCCGGCGCTCATTTACCCTTGCCAATAGCAGCGCCCACCCCAGTCTTTCAGCCACGTCCTGTGCAAGTGCGCTTCTCCGAAAAACAATTACCGCCGAAGCAACGTAATTTAGCTCAAATTTTTGCTGAAAAAACTGCCGCCAAAGAATTCTTCTATGGCATCGAGCTAACAGCGCGCTCCTATGGTCCACGACAGACTACATTGGACTATGATAGTTTCGGTACTTTATTACCGCTTTTCACCTCACTCGTATGGATTGGCGCGGAATATGCAAATGTAGCGAATGTCATGGATGTAGAATCGATAAATTTGGGAAATCAATTGCGTCAGCGTGTTGTTGTTATGCCACATTTTACTTGCTATCGTGCGCATACAAAGCGACTGGATGCATTTTTGGAACTTAATTTTACAAATTTGCTAGCATTACGCGGCGATGAGATTGATTCTAAGCAAGCATTTTTGTATGCCAAAGAATTGGTGGAATATGCACGTGCGAAGCGGGGAGGTGAGTGCTAATGTCAGTGATTTTGAAGGGTGACATTTTTTTAGTACACACTACTTAATGAGTTGCTctttttttattacaattaaaaaaattttccaaacaaGTTAACACTTTTTGCTTATTTGCTATGCACTTTATTACTGTTACTCATGGCATGTGTTGTTGTAATATTTAATTGTTGATACACCAtttgataataaaataaattaattgcgTCAAGCTTTTGCATTGAGTGTTTCGCCTGGTGCAGTGGGGTAAATgtaattgtttgtttacattGTAGCACGTGCATATTTATTTGCAAGCTTATTTAAAGATTTCGTTTCTCTTTTCTGATTAATTATCAGATACAATTTCTATTGGTGTTGCTGGTTATCCCGAAGGACATCCTGAATCTAAAACAATAGAAGAAGATATGATGCACTTAAAAGAGAaggtaagtttttgtttttaatttaaaacaagtaaggaaggctaagttcgggtgtaaccgaacattacatactcagctgagatctatggagacaaaataagggaaaatcaccatttagcaaaatgaacctagggtaaccctggaatacgtttgtatgacatgggtgtcaaatggaaggtattaaagagtattttaaaagggagtgggccttagttctataggtggacgctttttcaggatatcgccataaaggtggaccgggggtgactctagaatgtgtgttgtacgatatgggtaccaaattaaaggtattaatgaggttttaaaagggagtagcccttagttgtatatgtgaaagcgttttcgagatatcgaacaaaatgtggactagggtgacccagaacattttctgtcgggtaccgctaatttggtttgctgggtagagcttttatggtcgttttaataagtgtactttgttgtttttgtattctttgacgcgtttcgacgcttactgcgtcatcatcagaaagctgtttttatttgaaaatatatcgctataccgctaatttatttatatatgtcataccacgaacagtattcctgccaagattccaagagcttttgatttcgccctgcagaactttttcattttcttctacttaagatggtagctgtcacacccattttacaaagttttttcgaacgttatattttgcgtcaataaaccaacccaattaccatgtttcattactttttccacatttagtatagaattatggaatttttttcatttttcgtaattttcgatatcggaaaagtgggcgtggtcatagtcggatttcggacattttttataccaatacaaagtgagatcagataagtacgtggactgagtttagttacgatatatcgatttttgctcaagttatcgtgttaacggccgagcggaaaagGATTTAAGAATGAGACAGAAGGTGATTGAGAGGAAGTGTAGGAATGTATAAGGATGCAGAAAGAAAAcaagagaaaaagagaaagagagagagagtACAGTAGGAGAGTGTTCATCGTGAGCTATAACTAAATAAGAAGTATTTTTCAAACTCATACCGATTTCCGAAATTAGTTTTTCTGCTGAAGCAACGTGCCGGGTAAAAGCAAGTTTAATAAACAATATAGTCCTCAAACAATATAACATTCCCCACGTAAAACATAGCTTATACTACGGTCAAAACACTATGGACTCACCCGGCCTTtgcgaggtcctcacggaccggccagttcagcctaaccaGTGGTTCAGAGTATTCGCATATGcagcttatttttattttttttgtttctggCACGAGAAGTAACATGGAAAGCCCTAAAAACTCAGTATGGGATTTAAACAGTACTACACCTTATACACACTGAGTGCAGGCCCCTACTGTACTAGCGGTTACTATTCCGCTGGTAGAATAAGACGCTCAGGGAAGGCACTTAAGTTGATTTCCAATCTGAGACCTCTCTGCCTCATCATCGTCTGTGTCCAATAGTGTCGGTCAGAAAGCGCTAGTTTATCTTCTGAGCTAAAGTACTTTTCTGATAAATATTCATTTCGCATTATATCTTTTTATTCGGGTCAATTTAGCCAGGCGATTGGAAATCACGGCCTCCAATCCGCATTTCCACTTTAACAATGCCAGATCGGCAGGAAAGCACAAGTTTACGTTTCTAACTCATGCGACTGGGCGGTTGGAAAGTTTGTCATTTAGCCCCAAAGCCCACTCTTATATTGACAAACTGTGGTATAAAGTTCTCGGACGTAAGGCATTTACGAAACGCTTCTTTTGAAGTCTATCATTTAGTGCGAAAATGTGAGCAATGAGATATAATATGAGCAGCATCCTCGTTAAAGCCATTCCCATAGTCTCGAAGTATGTAATTTTTTTGATCTGTCACCAATATTGTTGACTCACCTCGCCGTGCGGTATTTTTCTAGCCTTCGGTTTGGGAAATATGTTTAGAGGCATCCCAACTATGTTGCCAACTATATGGCGTGTATAAATTTGCAAACTAAAACTATCAACTTCAGCGACGAAAAAGGTCTCCCAAGCGAATATCGGATTCTGACCTGCTCGGCAATGGGAGAAATAGGAATAAACTAGGACGGGGTAGAGTAGAGGAAGAACAGGCAGCtgaagaaaaatattttaataggaGAATATCATAGAGTAGGTGTATTCAgctttttctttttatacctttcatgaaaatgaaatggtatattaatttcgtcacgaaaccgaaaattgtaagtccttaaaggaaaatagatagacccaccattaagtacaccgaaataatcaggatgaagagctgagttgatttagccatgtccgtctgtccgtctgtccgtctgtctgtttgtatgcaaactagtccctcaatttttgagatatcttgataaaatttggtgagcgggtgtatttgggtgtccgattagacatttgtcggaaccgaccggatcggactactatagcatatatcctccatacaaccgatttttcaggaaaagaggatttttgtaatatcttacccaatttaacagattgaagcttcaaacttcaccatatactttcgtatattgcacatattgttgcctgaaaaaatttatgagatcggtcgtatatatagtatatatccaccacaaccgattgttcagataaggaacttttcgtaattactgccctattttaagagctagaggcttcaaatttcaacgaatgcttacgtatatagcatatattgttgtctgaaaaaatcataatgaTCGGTgttctatatagtatatatatggtggtatatatagtatatatatatatattttcgcaaattttagccccattttaacagctagaagcttcaaaattcaccgaatatttacctatatagcatatattgttgtctgaaaaaatcatagagatcggttgtatatatagtatatatctcatacaaccgattgttcagataagaaacttttcgcaatttctaccccattttaacagctataagcttcaaatttcaccgattgcttacgtatatagcatatattgttgtctgaaaaaatcatagagatcggttgtatatatagtatatatctcatacaaccgattgttcagataagaaacttttcgcaatttctaccccattttaacagctataagcttcaaatttcacctattgcttacgtatatagcatatattgttgtctgaaaaaatcatagagatcggttgtatatatagtatatatctcatacaaccgattgttcagataagaaacttttcgcaatttctaccccattttaacagctataagcttcaaatttcaccaattgcttacgtatatagcatatattgttgtctgaaaaaatcatagagatcggttgtatatatagtatatatctcatacaaccgattgttcagataagaaacttttcgcaatttctaccccattttaacagctataagcttcaaatttcaccgattgcttacgtatatagcatatattgttgtctgaaaaaatcatagagatcggttgtatatatagtatatatctcatacaaccgattgttcagataagaaacttttcgcaatttctaccccattttaacagctataagcttcaaatttcaccaattgcttacgtatatagcatatattgttgtctgaaaaaatcatagagatcggttgtatatatagtatatatctcataca is a genomic window of Eurosta solidaginis isolate ZX-2024a chromosome 4, ASM4086904v1, whole genome shotgun sequence containing:
- the LOC137249449 gene encoding 5,10-methylenetetrahydrofolate reductase, with amino-acid sequence MHNPDYVPPTTSVSNEINATFAGAHLPLPIAAPTPVFQPRPVQVRFSEKQLPPKQRNLAQIFAEKTAAKEFFYGIELTARSYGPRQTTLDYDSFGTLLPLFTSLVWIGAEYANVANVMDVESINLGNQLRQRVVVMPHFTCYRAHTKRLDAFLELNFTNLLALRGDEIDSKQAFLYAKELVEYARAKRGDTISIGVAGYPEGHPESKTIEEDMMHLKEKVNAGADFIITQICFSPESIIRFVRKCRDNGINVPIIVGVTTPNNMRILKFIKNVAKVMIPDEQLIKYKELENDPKAFNAYAVENAVQSVQTILASDVNIYGFQFFTLNRLENAQQVVQNIFAINSSCTSSTNLNNS